In one window of Oncorhynchus kisutch isolate 150728-3 linkage group LG16, Okis_V2, whole genome shotgun sequence DNA:
- the LOC109906313 gene encoding ubiquitin carboxyl-terminal hydrolase 12 isoform X1 has translation MEILMTVRKIASICTMGANASALEKEIGPEQFPVNEHYFGLVNFGNTCYCNSVLQALYFCRPFREKVLAYKVQPRRKESLLTCLSDLFNSIATQKKKVGVIPPKKFISRLRKENELFDNYMQQDAHEFLNYLLNTIADLLQEEEKSQERQQNGKLLQNGGGVGGSSGTGGGQGEEGEKTQQTWVHEIFQGTLTNETRCLNCEAVSSKDEDFLDLSVDVEQNTSITHCLRGFSNTETLCSEYKYYCEQCRSKQEAQKRMRVKKLPMILALHLKRFKYMDQLQRYTKLSYRVVFPLELRLFNTSGDATNPDRMYDLVAVVVHCGSGPNRGHYITIVKSHGFWLLFDDDIVEKIDAQAIEEFYGLTSDISKNSESGYILFYQSRD, from the exons ATGGAAATACTGATGACAGTCCGAAAGATCGCCTCGATTTGTACGATG GGCGCCAATGCCTCTGCTTTGGAGAAGGAGATTGGACCAGAACAGTTTCCCGTTAATGAACACTACTTTGGATTGGTCAAC tTTGGGAACACCTGCTACTGTAACTCGGTGCTGCAGGCCCTCTACTTCTGCCGTCCGTTCAGGGAGAAGGTCTTGGCCTACAAGGTCCAGCCCAGACGTAAAGAGTCACTGCTCACCTGTCTTTCTGACCTCTTCAACAG CATCGCCACGCAGAAGAAGAAGGTGGGAGTCATCCCTCCCAAGAAGTTCATCTCACGTCTGAGGAAAGAAAATG AGCTGTTTGACAACTACATGCAACAGGATGCCCACGAGTTCCTCAACTACCTCCTCAACACTATCGCTGACCTGctgcaggaggaggagaagagccaGGAGAGACAGCAGAATGGAAAACTGTTACAGAACGGAGGAGGAGTTGGGGGCAGCAGCGGGACGGGAGGAGgacagggtgaggagggggagaagacacAGCAGACCTGGGTCCACGAGATCTTCCAGGGAACCCTAACAAACGAGACGCGCTGCCTCAACTGTGAAGCT GTGAGCAGTAAAGACGAAGACTTCCTGGACCTGTCTGTAGATGTTGAGCAAAACACCTCCATCACACACTGTctcag GGGTTTcagcaacacagagacactatGTAGTGAATACAAGTACTACTGTGAACAGTGTCGGAGTAAACAGGAAGCACAGAAAAG GATGCGTGTGAAGAAGCTGCCTATGATCCTGGCCTTACATCTGAAGAGGTTTAAATACATGGACCAGCTGCAGCGCTACACCAAGCTGTCCTATCGCGTCGTCTTCCCTCTGGAGCTCCGCCTCTTCAACACCTCAGGAGACGCCACCAACCCCGACCGCATGTACGATCTGGTCGCCGTGGTCGTCCACTGTGGAAG tggTCCAAACCGTGGTCATTACATCACCATAGTGAAGAGTCATGGGTTCTGGCTCCTGTTTGATGATGACATCGTAGAG
- the LOC109906313 gene encoding ubiquitin carboxyl-terminal hydrolase 12 isoform X2, with amino-acid sequence MEILMTVRKIASICTMGANASALEKEIGPEQFPVNEHYFGLVNFGNTCYCNSVLQALYFCRPFREKVLAYKVQPRRKESLLTCLSDLFNSIATQKKKVGVIPPKKFISRLRKENELFDNYMQQDAHEFLNYLLNTIADLLQEEEKSQERQQNGKLLQNGGGVGGSSGTGGGQGEEGEKTQQTWVHEIFQGTLTNETRCLNCEAVSSKDEDFLDLSVDVEQNTSITHCLRGFSNTETLCSEYKYYCEQCRSKQEAQKRMRVKKLPMILALHLKRFKYMDQLQRYTKLSYRVVFPLELRLFNTSGDATNPDRMYDLVAVVVHCGSGPRPGH; translated from the exons ATGGAAATACTGATGACAGTCCGAAAGATCGCCTCGATTTGTACGATG GGCGCCAATGCCTCTGCTTTGGAGAAGGAGATTGGACCAGAACAGTTTCCCGTTAATGAACACTACTTTGGATTGGTCAAC tTTGGGAACACCTGCTACTGTAACTCGGTGCTGCAGGCCCTCTACTTCTGCCGTCCGTTCAGGGAGAAGGTCTTGGCCTACAAGGTCCAGCCCAGACGTAAAGAGTCACTGCTCACCTGTCTTTCTGACCTCTTCAACAG CATCGCCACGCAGAAGAAGAAGGTGGGAGTCATCCCTCCCAAGAAGTTCATCTCACGTCTGAGGAAAGAAAATG AGCTGTTTGACAACTACATGCAACAGGATGCCCACGAGTTCCTCAACTACCTCCTCAACACTATCGCTGACCTGctgcaggaggaggagaagagccaGGAGAGACAGCAGAATGGAAAACTGTTACAGAACGGAGGAGGAGTTGGGGGCAGCAGCGGGACGGGAGGAGgacagggtgaggagggggagaagacacAGCAGACCTGGGTCCACGAGATCTTCCAGGGAACCCTAACAAACGAGACGCGCTGCCTCAACTGTGAAGCT GTGAGCAGTAAAGACGAAGACTTCCTGGACCTGTCTGTAGATGTTGAGCAAAACACCTCCATCACACACTGTctcag GGGTTTcagcaacacagagacactatGTAGTGAATACAAGTACTACTGTGAACAGTGTCGGAGTAAACAGGAAGCACAGAAAAG GATGCGTGTGAAGAAGCTGCCTATGATCCTGGCCTTACATCTGAAGAGGTTTAAATACATGGACCAGCTGCAGCGCTACACCAAGCTGTCCTATCGCGTCGTCTTCCCTCTGGAGCTCCGCCTCTTCAACACCTCAGGAGACGCCACCAACCCCGACCGCATGTACGATCTGGTCGCCGTGGTCGTCCACTGTGGAAG TGGTCCACGCCCTGGTCATTAA
- the rasl11a gene encoding ras-like protein family member 11A-like, with protein sequence MRLLVDPPRTMNSGSSNFLLVPIPEYPVLDCVPNKNVKIVVLGASNVGKTALIVRFLTKRFIGDYEANTGALYSRKINLDGEQVSLQVQDTPCVSLQDDAEGLYCQEQINRSIYWADGYVLVFSITDHSSYRTIQPLYQHVRRIHPAGNIPVILVGNKSDLLRARQVAADEGETLAASLGGPYFEASARENHEGVHAAFLHLCGEVSRALGGGNGEKRRGGLHLARPKSPNMQELKRRFRQVLSSKGKSSTNTL encoded by the exons ATGCGTCTTCTTGTCGACCCACCGAGAACAATGAATAGTGGTTCTAGCAACTTTCTGCTAGTTCCAATACCGGAGTATCCCGTTCTAGACTGCGTGCCCAACAAAAACGTTAAGATTGTGGTTTTGGGAGCGAGCAACGTCGGGAAAACAG CTTTGATCGTCAGGTTTCTGACCAAGAGGTTCATTGGGGACTATGAGGCAAACACAG GGGCCCTTTACTCCAGAAAGATCAATCTAGATGGAGAACAGGTCTCACTACAGGTTCAGGACACACCCTGTGTCTCTCTACAG gatgATGCAGAGGGGCTATATTGTCAGGAGCAGATCAACAGGTCTATCTACTGGGCGGATGGATACGTCCTGGTGTTCTCCATCACCGACCACAGCAGTTATAGAACCATACAGCCTCTCTACCAGCACGTCAGACGCATCCACCCTGCAGGGAACATACCTGTCATACTG gTGGGCAACAAGAGCGACCTCCTCCGTGCCCGCCAGGTGGCGGCTGACGAGGGCGAGACGTTGGCAGCCTCTCTGGGTGGGCCGTACTTTGAGGCGTCTGCCAGGGAGAATCATGAGGGGGTCCACGCCGCCTTCCTGCACCTCTGTGGTGAGGTGAGCCGGGCGCTGGGCGGGGGTAacggggagaaaaggagaggggggcTGCACCTGGCCCGGCCCAAGTCCCCCAACATGCAGGAGTTGAAAAGGAGGTTTCGACAGGTGCTGTCCTCTAAGGGAAAGTCTTCTACTAACACCTTGTGA